The genome window CGACCGGATCCCGGTGAACTGCATCGTCCCGGCCGTCACCCCGGAGCGCGCCGCCGAACTGGTGACGGCGTCCGGCTGTTCCACGGCGAAGGTCAAGGTGGCCGACCGCCCTGGTTCCCTGGCGGAGGACCTGGCCCGGGTGGAGGCCGTGCGTTCCGCGCTGGGGCCGTCCGGGGCGGTCCGGGTGGACGCGAACATGCGCTGGGACGCCGACGAGGCCGTCCGTGCGCTACGCCTGCTGGCCCGTGCCGCGGGCGAGCTGGAGTACGCCGAGCAGCCCTGCCGCACCGTCGAGGAACTGGCCGAGGTGCGCCGTCGGGTGGACGTCCGGATCGCCGCCGACGAGTCCATCCGGCAGGCGGCCGATCCCACCCGGGTGGCGCTGGGGGAGGCCGCGGACGTGGCGGTGATCAAGTGCACCCCGCTCGGTGGGGTGCGGCGGGCGCTGGAGGTCGCGGAGTCGACCGGACTGCCCTGTGTGGTCTCCTCGGCGCTGGAGACCAGCGTCGGCCTGGCTGCCCAGGTGGCGCTGGCCGCGTCTCTCCCCGAGCTGCCGTTCGCCTGCGGGCTGGGCACGGTTTCGTTGTTTCTTGAGGACGTCGTCCGGCCCGGCTTCTCGCTGCGCCCGGAACAGGGATTCATCCGGGTTCCGCGGACCGCCCCGGTTCCCGACCCGGCCCGGACGGCCGCGGTGGAGATGGTCGACCCCGAGCGCAGGGCCTGGTGGTCGGCCCGCCTGGACCGGGCGGTCCAGGGTCTGCCGCAGCCCTCCGCGGCCCCGTTCGGATGGCGCGCGCCGTAGGTTCTCGCGCCGCCGCCACGGTTCACCATCCGTAGATGTGCGGATGCCGAGCGTCGTCGTAACGGCGCCGCATCTGCGGTTGACGCGCTCCCAGGACACCGGTGTACATTCGAATCGTTCGAACATTTGTTCGAATGGGCTCGTCGGGATCGCAGCGCGCCGGCTGTCCCTGGTGAGTAGGTCGGTGACGAGGTGACCTCGACCCCACCTCGTCATCGGCCGTCCCGGTGTCACTTTGCACCGGCCCGTGGAACCGGGGGGATCCACGGGCCGGTGACCGCCCGTCTTCCCCCGGGCCCGGTTGTCCCGCACGGCTTTTAGTGTGGTCTTCCGGTTCAGCGTCAGGTATCAGTCGGCACGTCGGATTCCAGTCGGCAGCGGTAGCGGGAAGCGTAGGTGTTTAACGAAATGGCTCGTCGGGTGAGCGAATTGGTCGATGTCCGGGTCGTTCAGGAAACGGGAGACGCACCGATGGCCTTCCTCTGGCGCGGGCGTCTCTATGTGGTGCGTGAAGTGCTCGGCCACTGGCGTGAGCGCCGCGACTGGTGGTCCACCGCGGCTGCCCGGGCGCTGCACGGGGAGAGCTGGGCGGACGACCGTCCCCCGGCACACGAGAGGCCGTCCTTCGCGGTCTGGTCCGGCGGCTCCGCGGGTTCGTCCGGTGAAATGCCCGGCGGTGTGCCCGGCCCCGTCCCGGACTGGTCGTGCAGGGCGAAAACCTCGGAAGAGCCTGATAAACAGGGAAGTACGGCCTGGCCCGAAGCGGGCCGTGAACATCCCGTCGACAGCGAGTGTGAGGTCTGGCGGGTGGAGGCCAGCACCGGGCGGGCCTTCGGCGCCGGGGTGTACGACCTCTCGTACACGCCGGCCGTGAATCCGTCGGCGGACTCCTGGCGACTGCTCCAGGTCGCCGACTGATCGCCCGCGGCTCCGGGGGTGATCCGTATGGTGGAGCCCGGAAAGTCCTCTGGTTCAGCGAGTTCCGGAAAGCCTTCTCCGGAGGCTGGTCCCTCCCGGGCCACATCCTCGAATCCCGCGCCGCGATCGGCGCCTCCTCCGTTGCAGCCCCTCAGACCGGCTGTGCCCGGCACCGGATCCCCGGTGGGGGCCACCGGGGCGACTCCCGCTCGTCCGTCCGAACGTCCTGAACGTCCTGCCCATGAGGAGGCCGACATGTCGGCGACCACACTGGCCCGGCCGCCCGTCTCGACCGCGGCCCGGATGCTGCTCGACCGTTCCCACTCCGGACTCCGCCAGGCCTGCGCCGCGCGCACCGCCTCGGAGCGCTACGTCACCGCTCACCTCGCCGCTCTGCGGGCGGCGGCCGCGGTCCTCGCCGTCCGCAGCCGTCCGGGAGGCCGGGGCGGCCCCCGCAGCGTCTGGGAGGTCCTGCCCCGGGTCGCCCCCGAACTGGGCGAATGGGCGGCCTATTTCGCCTCCACCGCGTCCCGGCGGGCCGCGATCGACGCAGGCCGTACCGGCGTCGTCAGCGCGGCCGAGGCCGACGATCTCCTGCGTGACGCCGAGGCGTTCCATCATCTGGTCGAGTCCACGCTCGGCCTGCCCTACCAGCAGGTTCTGCCGATGACCCTGCCGAGCTGCGAATGACCACGAGATGCCGCACTCCTTCACCCATCTGCACGTCGCCTCCGGGTATTCACTCCGGTACGGCGCGTCCGACCCGCAACAGCTGGTCGAGCAGGCCGTCGCCCAGGGCCTGACGTCCCTCGCCCTGACCGACCGCGACGGGCTGTACGGCACGATCAAGTTCGTCCATGCCTGCCGGCGCGCCGGTATCACACCGGCTGTCGGGGTGAACCTGGCTGTGGAAAAAGTGCTTTCGCCCGACGGCCGTCGGCGGGGGCCGATCGTGAGAACCGTCCGGGATCTGCCGGAACCCGCTCGCCGGGTGCCGGTGCGGGGCGGCGCCAGCGTGGACCCTCGTCTTCCCCGGGTCACCGTGCTGGCGCTCGCCTCCGGCCCCGGCAGCGGACTGCAACCGGGCCAGGGCTGGGGGCGGTTGTGCCGGCTGGTCACCGCCACCCAACTGCGGGGCGAACGGAGCCGTCCGGTCGGCACCGTCGACCTGATCGCCGAACACGCCCAGCTCGACGGCACTCCCGCGCTCACCGTGCTGCTCGGTCCGGACTCGGAGTACGGCCGTGCCGTCCTCGCCGGCCGGGCCGACCTGGCCCTGGCCGTGCTGGAGCACTGGCGCGGCCTGCTGCCGCCGGCCTGCCTCGCCGTGGAGATCGTTCATCACCGCGGTCCGCAGGGGGCTCCGGCCAGCCTCGGTCATGCGGCGCGCATGCTGAACCTGGCCAGGCGGGCCGGGGTGCCCGTCGTCCTCACCAACGCCGTGCGGCACGCCACGCGCGACGGCGCGGTCACGGTCGACGTGCTCGACGCTGCCCGCCGGCTGGTCGCCATCGACTCCCGGCACCTCGATCGCACCACCAACGAGGGCTACCTCGCCGGCGACGCCGAGATGACCCTGCGGGCGCACGAGATCGCCGAGGCGGCAGGCGATCTCGGGGCAGCGGGGCAGATGCTCCGGCTGACCGCCTCGCTGGCCTCACGGTGCCTGATGAACGCGGAGAACGAACTCCAGCTCGGGCGGGCCCACCTGCCCGAGCCGGAGGTGCTCGGACTGGGCGACAAGGACGGCGACGCCGAGCTGGAGCAACGCTGTCGTGCGCAGGTCCATGTCCGTTACCCGCGGGCGGGCAGGCACGAACGAGAACGCATCGAGCAGCGGCTGAAGGAGGAGCTGGGCCTCGTCCGGTTCCTCGGCATCCCCATCTACTTCCTCACCATCGCCATCGTGTGCGACCTGATCCGGAGGATGGGCGTCCGGGTCGCGGCCCGGGGGTCCGGGGCCGGCAGCCTGATCAACTACCTGCTCGGCATCTCGGGGGTG of Kineosporia corallincola contains these proteins:
- a CDS encoding o-succinylbenzoate synthase, producing the protein MTAETRPQVVPYAIGMTDRFRGITVREGVLLAGPHGWGEFCPFPEYDDAIASRWLATAVEACTVGWPEPVRDRIPVNCIVPAVTPERAAELVTASGCSTAKVKVADRPGSLAEDLARVEAVRSALGPSGAVRVDANMRWDADEAVRALRLLARAAGELEYAEQPCRTVEELAEVRRRVDVRIAADESIRQAADPTRVALGEAADVAVIKCTPLGGVRRALEVAESTGLPCVVSSALETSVGLAAQVALAASLPELPFACGLGTVSLFLEDVVRPGFSLRPEQGFIRVPRTAPVPDPARTAAVEMVDPERRAWWSARLDRAVQGLPQPSAAPFGWRAP
- a CDS encoding DUF6504 family protein, translated to MARRVSELVDVRVVQETGDAPMAFLWRGRLYVVREVLGHWRERRDWWSTAAARALHGESWADDRPPAHERPSFAVWSGGSAGSSGEMPGGVPGPVPDWSCRAKTSEEPDKQGSTAWPEAGREHPVDSECEVWRVEASTGRAFGAGVYDLSYTPAVNPSADSWRLLQVAD
- a CDS encoding SAV_6107 family HEPN domain-containing protein codes for the protein MSATTLARPPVSTAARMLLDRSHSGLRQACAARTASERYVTAHLAALRAAAAVLAVRSRPGGRGGPRSVWEVLPRVAPELGEWAAYFASTASRRAAIDAGRTGVVSAAEADDLLRDAEAFHHLVESTLGLPYQQVLPMTLPSCE